Proteins encoded by one window of Salvia splendens isolate huo1 chromosome 5, SspV2, whole genome shotgun sequence:
- the LOC121805732 gene encoding uncharacterized protein LOC121805732: MSAIVCGKRSYFEDIDAGASSPAAASLPAYKKLRCSSSTSPVRFTYSPPVHTSSVDQLKDLFPELEIQLLEKALEESVNDLDLAIKKLHEFCRGHVNEKIDTTEENATMEKVASQTSGDSVPLQEPQTQNNLPADGAEWVDLFVREMMSATSIDDARFRAARILESLEKSISSRACVEAAQNSHKENLMLKEHIEVLLRDNTILKRAVAIQYERQKENDEKSQEVQHVKQLLAQYQEQIRTLEAKNYALTLSLQHSQLNNSFPGHYNPDVF, translated from the exons ATGTCAGCGATCGTGTGTGGAAAGAGGTCCTACTTCGAGGACATCGACGCCGGGGCGTCTTCACCGGCCGCTGCATCGCTGCCAGCTTACAAGAAGCTCCGATGTTCTTCTTCCACGTCGCCGGTTCGGTTCACGTACTCTCCGCCGGTACACACTAGTTCGGTTGATCAGCTCAAGGATTTGTTTCCTGAACTGGAAATCCAG CTTTTAGAGAAAGCTCTGGAAGAGTCTGTCAATGACTTGGATTTGGCTATAAAGAAACTTCATGAGTTTTGTCGTGGACATGTGAATGAGAAGATTGACACAACTGAAGAAAATGCAACCATGGAAAAAG TTGCATCACAAACCAGTGGGGATTCAGTTCCTTTGCAGGAGCCTCAAACTCAAAACAATCTGCCGGCAGATGGTGCAGAATGGGTGGATTTATTTGTGAGGGAGATGATGAGTGCTACTAGTATAGATGATGCAAGATTCCGAGCAGCCCGCATACTGGAAAGTTTGGAGAAATCTATCAGCTCTCGGGCCTGTGTTGAGGCAGCTCAAAACTCTCATAAG GAAAATTTGATGCTGAAGGAACATATCGAGGTTCTTCTCCGGGATAATACCATCCTCAAACGTGCTGTAGCCATCCAGTACGAGCGCCAAAAGGAAAATGATGAGAAGAGCCAAGAGGTGCAACATGTAAAGCAATTGTTAGCACAGTATCAGGAGCAGATTCGAACTCTTGAG GCAAAGAACTACGCCTTGACACTGAGTTTGCAGCACTCTCAGCTAAACAACTCATTTCCTGGGCATTACAATCCTGATGTATTCTAA
- the LOC121801950 gene encoding uncharacterized protein LOC121801950 translates to MSAMVCGKRSFFEDIDAAASSPVASSPPPYKKFRCSSSTSPVQFTYSPPVQTSSVDQLKALFPGLEIQLLEKAMEESVNDLDLAIKKLHEFCRGHVKDKVDIAEESSTMENVASQTGGDLVPLQQPQTQDNLPADGAEWVDLFVREMMSATSIDDARLRVSRILEGLEKSISSRASVEAAQSSHKENLMLKEHIEVLLRDNAILKRAVAIQYERQKENDEKSQEVQHAKQLLAQYQEQLRTLEANNYALTLRLQHSQLSNSFPGRYNPDVF, encoded by the exons ATGTCAGCGATGGTGTGTGGAAAGAGGTCTTTCTTCGAGGATATCGACGCCGCAGCGTCGTCGCCGGTCGCTTCTTCGCCGCCGCCTTACAAGAAGTTCCGATGCTCTTCGTCAACGTCTCCGGTTCAGTTCACGTACTCGCCGCCGGTACAAACTAGTTCGGTTGATCAGCTCAAGGCTTTGTTTCCTGGATTAGAAATTCAG CTTTTAGAGAAAGCTATGGAAGAGTCGGTCAATGACTTGGATTTGGCTATAAAGAAACTTCATGAGTTTTGTCGTGGACATGTGAAGGACAAGGTTGACATTGCCGAAGAAAGTTCAACCATGGAAAACG TTGCATCCCAAACTGGTGGGGATTTAGTTCCTTTGCAGCAGCCTCAAACTCAAGACAACCTGCCGGCAGATGGTGCAGAATGGGTGGATTTGTTTGTGAGGGAGATGATGAGTGCTACTAGTATAGATGATGCAAGACTCCGAGTATCCAGAATATTGGAGGGTTTGGAGAAATCTATCAGCTCTCGGGCCAGTGTTGAGGCAGCTCAAAGCTCTCATAAG GAAAATTTGATGCTGAAGGAACATATCGAGGTTCTTCTCCGGGATAATGCCATCCTCAAGCGTGCTGTAGCCATCCAGTACGAGCGCCAAAAGGAAAATGATGAGAAGAGCCAAGAGGTGCAACATGCAAAGCAATTGTTAGCACAGTATCAGGAGCAGTTGCGAACTCTTGAG GCAAACAACTACGCCTTGACATTGCGTTTGCAGCACTCTCAACTAAGCAACTCGTTTCCTGGGCGTTACAATCCTGATGTATTCTAA
- the LOC121803239 gene encoding uncharacterized protein LOC121803239: MRRTASQPLLRHFLGDDEFDEHLKPFRDVDPLTKQLSCISLPKRDSRKSCEEFWCEKYGAWRQEQRSGAAKLKKQLKARWAIQKLIDEQLGRYKAHYRRSMGPTKMSDVAELLMPKWAPPHEAAAVFWLGDWRPSTVLELLRSIARSLDVWDPVGVERALSHLINDVRNEEAVIDEEMIEVQSNCVLHLPFGPAQNDTNWPGLPQLRSEFRKVHRVIVKAQNLRIKALEMVVKKVLSQSDAAEFLVAYMGIQDVINEITAKFKSRNAVLLPLKNS, encoded by the exons ATGAGGAGAACTGCGTCTCAACCCCTGCT GAGGCATTTTCTCGGAGATGATGAATTTGACGAACATCTCAAACCCTTCAGAGATGTTGATCCCTTAACTAAACAACTCTCCTGCATCTCCCTCCCTAAACGCGATTCCAGGAAATCTT GTGAAGAATTCTGGTGCGAAAAATATGGAGCGTGGAGGCAAGAGCAGAGGAGCGGAGCAGCTAAGCTGAAGAAACAGCTCAAGGCAAGATGGGCAATCCAGAAGCTCATCGACGAGCAGTTGGGCCGATACAAGGCCCATTACAGGCGATCCATGGGCCCCACCAAGATGTCCGACGTGGCCGAGCTCCTCATGCCCAAGTGGGCCCCGCCCCACGAAGCCGCCGCCGTGTTCTGGCTCGGAGACTGGCGGCCCTCCACCGTCCTCGAGCTCCTCCGCTCCATCGCCCGCTCCCTCGACGTGTGGGACCCGGTCGGAGTCGAGCGGGCCCTCTCCCACCTCATCAACGACGTCCGCAACGAGGAGGCCGTCATCGACGAGGAAATGATCGAGGTCCAGTCCAACTGCGTCCTCCACCTCCCTTTCGGCCCGGCCCAGAACGACACCAATTGGCCGGGCCTGCCCCAACTCCGCTCTGAGTTCAGGAAGGTCCACCGGGTCATAGTCAAGGCCCAAAATCTCAG GATCAAGGCACTCGAGATGGTAGTGAAGAAGGTGCTAAGCCAAAGTGATGCAGCGGAATTCCTAGTTGCATATATGGGAATTCAAGATGTGATTAATGAGATTACCGCCAAATTCAAGTCGCGCAATGCAGTGCTTCTACCATTGAAGAATTCctag